A genomic stretch from Petrimonas mucosa includes:
- a CDS encoding CocE/NonD family hydrolase yields MKRMSFLVFTLLILLESIHAQERDHFLLFTDSVVTSDGLKLATDIYISNESEIFPSLLILSLYDPLDPYPSLGGTFLGNKIGPAVQNQNIARNDQWVFESEVLSSPLTLLGSISAKLYVSSSVKSTDFIMMVQDVFPNDTIINIQEGGKRVDLKPNKVTEVNIDSWPTGYQLNPGHKLRVVITSSCFPRFNRKLNCDEPIYMARKIKKAVQTIYTGPKKPSSITLPVLNIVHD; encoded by the coding sequence ATGAAACGAATGAGTTTTTTAGTTTTTACGCTTTTAATATTGCTTGAGTCAATTCATGCCCAGGAACGTGATCATTTTTTATTATTTACCGACTCGGTTGTTACATCCGATGGATTAAAACTCGCAACAGATATTTATATTTCAAATGAAAGTGAAATATTTCCCTCACTGTTAATCCTTTCTCTTTATGATCCACTTGATCCTTATCCATCTTTAGGTGGAACATTTTTAGGTAACAAGATAGGTCCGGCTGTTCAGAATCAAAATATCGCCAGAAACGACCAATGGGTGTTTGAATCGGAGGTGCTTTCTTCCCCTCTAACCCTACTTGGAAGTATATCAGCCAAGCTGTACGTTAGTAGCTCCGTGAAAAGCACAGACTTTATCATGATGGTGCAGGATGTTTTCCCCAACGACACCATCATCAATATTCAAGAAGGAGGGAAACGTGTAGATTTGAAACCAAATAAGGTGACCGAAGTAAATATTGACTCCTGGCCAACAGGATATCAGCTTAATCCGGGACACAAGCTTCGTGTTGTCATTACCTCAAGTTGTTTTCCACGGTTCAACAGAAAATTAAATTGTGATGAACCCATATACATGGCCCGAAAAATAAAAAAAGCGGTACAAACAATTTACACAGGTCCAAAAAAACCTTCAAGTATAACCTTGCCGGTGTTAAACATCGTTCATGATTAA
- a CDS encoding RagB/SusD family nutrient uptake outer membrane protein, whose product MKKISIILLSVIILGACSDFLELNESVYQTKDYQFSEFNRVKNVVTGVYGYVTDGLSDVEGTMLDVASDDAVYAWNTHSIRKFYDGSWSPINLIDNQWPYYYSAIRAANYFLENCPDDFPASIYLDDYKERMVELRNFPYEVRALRAYFHFNLLKRYNQIVIADRTYTPEEANELQPVSYQEAAEWIVAECDSVSLHLPLNYKNTPSAELGRVTRGMVMALKARVLLYAASPLNNSENMRSPWLEAAIAAKEVIELGEYELVPEDVTNNESALGLIFGKRNFSSNSFERANFPIGLYLEEGNSGVCPSQNLVESFEMIDGTPFDWSNRDHRRKMMNPLERDPRFAKTVLYNGSRFKNHIIESYKNGKNGFPKEGASPTSYYLRKHIREETSLVAGNESSYSHVFPLFRYAEVLLNYAESLVEATGDPDFKGVQNGVDFTLSPREAVNLVRNRANMPSLPSMDKTQFVERLRNERRVELAFEGHRFWDIRRWKMGEESTTIYGLNITNNFDGTFTYDRIVVQDRVWDDKMYFYPIPASEIFKNNALIQNEGWN is encoded by the coding sequence ATGAAAAAAATATCAATAATATTACTTTCAGTTATAATTTTGGGTGCCTGCAGTGACTTTTTGGAACTCAATGAATCTGTATATCAAACAAAAGACTATCAATTCTCTGAGTTTAACAGAGTAAAAAATGTGGTCACAGGTGTATATGGATATGTGACAGATGGTTTGTCAGATGTAGAAGGAACCATGTTGGATGTAGCGAGTGATGATGCCGTTTATGCGTGGAATACCCATTCCATACGTAAATTTTACGATGGGAGTTGGTCACCCATCAATCTGATTGACAATCAATGGCCCTATTACTATTCTGCCATAAGAGCGGCAAACTACTTTTTGGAAAATTGTCCCGATGATTTTCCTGCAAGTATATACCTGGATGATTACAAGGAGAGAATGGTTGAGCTGAGAAATTTTCCTTACGAAGTGAGGGCATTAAGGGCCTACTTCCATTTCAATCTTTTGAAAAGGTATAACCAGATAGTGATTGCAGACCGCACTTATACGCCGGAGGAAGCAAATGAATTACAGCCTGTTAGTTACCAGGAGGCAGCAGAGTGGATTGTTGCCGAGTGTGATTCGGTGTCTCTTCATCTGCCCCTCAATTATAAAAATACACCAAGTGCAGAATTAGGGAGAGTGACGAGAGGAATGGTGATGGCGTTAAAAGCACGTGTTTTATTATATGCCGCAAGTCCTTTAAACAACAGTGAAAATATGCGTTCGCCTTGGCTCGAGGCTGCCATTGCAGCGAAAGAAGTCATTGAACTTGGAGAATATGAGTTGGTTCCCGAAGATGTAACGAACAACGAGAGTGCATTGGGGCTTATCTTTGGCAAACGAAACTTTTCAAGCAATTCATTTGAAAGAGCAAATTTTCCTATTGGTCTCTATTTAGAAGAAGGCAACTCAGGAGTTTGCCCATCACAAAATCTGGTTGAATCGTTTGAAATGATAGATGGTACACCTTTTGATTGGTCGAATAGAGATCACCGTCGCAAGATGATGAATCCTTTGGAGAGAGATCCGAGATTTGCGAAGACTGTATTATATAATGGTAGTAGATTTAAAAACCATATCATTGAGTCTTACAAAAATGGAAAAAACGGATTTCCAAAAGAAGGAGCGTCCCCTACATCCTATTATCTAAGGAAGCATATCAGAGAAGAAACCAGTTTGGTTGCCGGGAATGAAAGTAGTTATTCGCATGTTTTCCCGCTCTTTCGTTATGCTGAAGTATTGCTGAACTATGCGGAATCGCTGGTTGAAGCAACAGGTGATCCCGATTTCAAAGGTGTTCAGAATGGGGTAGATTTTACTTTGTCACCCCGTGAAGCAGTCAATCTTGTTAGAAACAGAGCAAATATGCCTTCTCTTCCCAGTATGGATAAGACTCAATTTGTTGAACGATTGAGAAATGAAAGAAGAGTAGAGCTTGCTTTTGAAGGACATAGGTTCTGGGATATTCGCAGATGGAAAATGGGCGAAGAGTCTACAACAATCTATGGATTAAATATTACAAACAATTTTGATGGAACCTTTACTTACGATCGAATAGTTGTTCAGGATAGGGTATGGGATGATAAAATGTATTTTTATCCTATCCCCGCTTCAGAAATATTTAAAAATAATGCTCTCATTCAAAACGAGGGGTGGAATTAA
- a CDS encoding glycosyl hydrolase family 28 protein, with protein sequence MKIGMSVIRNFFVLPLVLLILLTVSCKASNGNDLDNGNTELLPGDDLYYNRNAYFNVYIFQDNRWKSVEVRNALVSDAPNHHPDIWNDWGNAKKLRDTMSYAIFTDNFDAPLKVRVENRRANFEQVKVRPTSYGFETTRVNETTIEFTIDDWNRRKVSVEFDDNRYNNLFLFPNREDDNKPDPNDPNVTYFAAGEHNVGHIELGDNETLYIDEGAVVYAHVSAKGNNIKITGRGILSGEKLPHIGNIYAEGPVLVNVSNTRNFTLSGVTLIDSPSWSVALFDVSHVTIDNMNMICWILNGDGIDLCSVDDAVINDCFIRTYDDCISLKVLANFYTDVNNIRVTNSLLWTDYARGVMVGPESGDYTWGTGKIKNCIFENCIFLEQPSGDGDYRSAIAVVQHAMHGGGAALIDHITFRNIEIDHMQQGGRPICLEQAPQRLNSTMQNIIFENIRISDSKGHQHKSSIRTNNNQMKNIVFNNVTYNGQKITGAGDRLEIEGNVEISFK encoded by the coding sequence ATGAAAATAGGAATGTCAGTTATCAGAAATTTTTTTGTGTTGCCTCTTGTTTTGTTGATTTTACTCACAGTTTCATGCAAGGCAAGTAATGGAAACGACTTAGACAATGGAAATACCGAGCTGTTGCCTGGTGATGACCTTTACTATAATCGCAACGCATATTTTAATGTATATATATTCCAGGATAACAGATGGAAGAGTGTTGAGGTAAGAAATGCCCTTGTATCAGATGCCCCGAACCATCACCCTGATATTTGGAATGACTGGGGCAACGCTAAAAAGTTGCGTGATACGATGTCTTATGCAATCTTTACAGACAATTTTGATGCTCCTTTAAAAGTGAGAGTTGAGAACAGAAGAGCGAACTTTGAGCAAGTTAAAGTGCGCCCTACCAGTTATGGGTTTGAAACTACACGGGTAAATGAGACTACAATTGAGTTTACGATAGACGACTGGAATCGTCGGAAGGTATCGGTAGAGTTTGATGATAATCGTTACAACAACCTTTTTCTTTTTCCAAACAGAGAAGATGATAACAAGCCTGATCCCAATGATCCCAATGTGACTTATTTTGCTGCTGGTGAGCATAATGTCGGGCATATTGAACTTGGAGATAACGAGACATTATATATAGATGAAGGTGCTGTTGTGTATGCACATGTGAGTGCAAAAGGAAACAACATAAAAATAACCGGTAGAGGTATATTGAGCGGTGAGAAATTACCACATATAGGCAACATCTATGCCGAAGGCCCTGTACTTGTAAATGTATCAAACACTCGGAATTTCACGCTTTCGGGAGTAACTCTTATTGATTCACCCAGTTGGAGCGTTGCGTTATTTGATGTTAGCCATGTAACAATAGATAACATGAACATGATCTGCTGGATACTTAATGGTGATGGGATAGATCTTTGCAGTGTGGATGATGCCGTCATTAATGATTGTTTTATTCGTACCTATGATGATTGTATAAGTCTGAAAGTGTTGGCGAATTTTTATACAGACGTCAATAATATTCGGGTTACAAATTCCCTTTTATGGACAGATTATGCAAGGGGAGTAATGGTTGGGCCTGAATCGGGAGATTATACCTGGGGAACAGGCAAAATAAAGAACTGTATTTTTGAAAATTGTATTTTTCTTGAACAACCGAGTGGTGATGGAGATTACAGGTCAGCTATTGCGGTTGTTCAGCATGCCATGCATGGTGGTGGTGCTGCATTGATTGATCATATCACGTTCAGAAATATCGAAATTGACCATATGCAGCAGGGAGGGCGTCCAATCTGTCTTGAGCAAGCACCGCAACGATTGAATAGTACCATGCAGAATATAATTTTTGAAAATATACGGATATCAGATTCAAAAGGGCATCAGCATAAATCATCCATTCGGACGAACAACAATCAGATGAAAAATATTGTATTTAATAATGTTACCTATAACGGGCAAAAAATTACAGGTGCCGGAGATAGATTGGAAATAGAAGGAAATGTTGAGATATCGTTTAAGTAA
- a CDS encoding DUF4091 domain-containing protein, producing the protein MKQIIIVLSVLFFLACENNTPLYPIDDIDTGTVIPSDESGMRIYQVDPLIKIVAENNQFTEEVDVLDVARGETASLQLIIKAEKSLTAASAELVSLTNESGAQLSGVKFGWVRDVLSTLEYYPKPSLGFTEIQSMSKKYPDVIIDDETEDINAGNHASLLVSIPIPESAKPGLYTGKVKINALDGTTPVSAEKTFSLRVYPVNVGEPELFVTNWVFFDRFHQLNNGEQVQRGTQLFNELRKKLAETCKSLGQNTYLIDARPYPIGVNPDGSWIFNFDTFDEDVQAFIDHGGLKRIEAGHILSVTGGAVGTRFGLNSAWELNENGGFSRISLYDDWREEGYKERVEPYFKNYFQALKKHLTEKGWLDMFVQHLGDEPTATNYDGYIFYAQLVKKYFPEIKLIDAMDVGSSSYLKDVSDIMVPKLDVLHQDDEVYRQRTEQGKENWFYTSMSPRGNYANRFVNLPLVLTRILHWINYYSGTKGYLHWGLMWWHSDLWKDLYQDSSNPRNFLPGGDSYLIYPGYHKFYMSIRANAMRDGIHDYNLLKMVERRSPEKAQEFLGAVVYGYDDYNIEIKNFRNVRREMLEFLSN; encoded by the coding sequence ATGAAACAAATAATCATTGTTTTATCCGTTCTCTTTTTCTTAGCTTGTGAGAATAACACCCCACTATATCCTATAGATGATATTGATACGGGAACTGTTATTCCTTCAGATGAAAGCGGCATGAGAATATATCAGGTAGATCCTCTTATCAAGATTGTAGCTGAAAACAACCAGTTTACAGAGGAGGTGGATGTGTTGGATGTCGCAAGAGGTGAAACCGCTTCTCTTCAGTTAATTATCAAAGCAGAGAAATCATTGACCGCTGCTTCGGCTGAATTGGTTAGTTTGACCAATGAGTCAGGTGCTCAATTGTCTGGCGTGAAATTTGGATGGGTGCGTGACGTTTTATCTACCCTTGAGTATTATCCAAAACCTTCGCTGGGTTTTACCGAGATTCAATCTATGTCGAAGAAGTATCCTGATGTCATTATTGATGATGAAACAGAAGATATCAATGCAGGTAATCATGCCTCACTTCTGGTTAGCATACCCATTCCGGAATCGGCCAAACCTGGTCTCTATACGGGTAAAGTTAAAATAAACGCACTTGATGGAACGACTCCTGTCTCTGCTGAAAAAACATTCTCACTGCGTGTTTACCCTGTTAACGTAGGTGAACCGGAACTTTTTGTGACTAACTGGGTTTTCTTTGACCGTTTCCATCAACTCAATAATGGGGAACAAGTTCAAAGAGGAACACAGCTTTTCAATGAACTAAGAAAAAAACTGGCTGAAACATGTAAAAGTCTTGGACAAAATACCTATTTGATAGACGCCAGACCATATCCAATAGGTGTAAACCCTGATGGCAGTTGGATTTTTAATTTTGATACTTTCGACGAAGATGTACAAGCTTTTATTGATCACGGAGGTTTGAAACGTATCGAAGCCGGTCATATATTGTCTGTAACAGGTGGTGCAGTGGGTACACGCTTTGGACTCAATTCCGCATGGGAACTGAATGAAAACGGAGGTTTTAGCAGGATAAGCCTGTATGATGACTGGAGAGAAGAAGGATATAAGGAGCGTGTAGAACCTTACTTTAAGAATTATTTTCAAGCCCTTAAAAAGCATCTGACTGAAAAAGGATGGCTGGACATGTTTGTACAACATTTGGGTGACGAGCCCACGGCGACGAATTACGATGGGTATATTTTTTATGCACAACTTGTAAAAAAGTATTTTCCGGAAATAAAGTTGATTGATGCAATGGATGTTGGCTCGTCGAGTTATTTGAAAGATGTGTCTGATATCATGGTACCGAAATTGGACGTTCTTCACCAAGATGATGAAGTTTATCGGCAACGCACGGAGCAAGGGAAAGAGAACTGGTTTTATACTTCCATGTCTCCCAGGGGAAATTACGCGAACCGGTTTGTCAACCTTCCGCTAGTTTTAACCCGTATCCTACATTGGATTAACTATTACAGTGGAACAAAGGGATACTTGCACTGGGGACTTATGTGGTGGCACAGTGATTTATGGAAAGATTTATATCAAGATAGCTCCAATCCACGCAATTTCTTACCCGGTGGTGATTCCTATTTAATATATCCTGGTTATCATAAGTTTTACATGTCGATTCGGGCAAATGCTATGCGAGATGGTATCCATGACTATAATTTGCTAAAAATGGTTGAAAGACGCAGTCCGGAAAAGGCGCAGGAGTTTTTAGGGGCAGTCGTATACGGGTACGACGATTACAATATTGAAATTAAGAATTTCAGGAATGTCCGAAGAGAAATGCTTGAATTCCTATCTAACTGA